Proteins from one Lachnospiraceae bacterium KGMB03038 genomic window:
- a CDS encoding glycosyltransferase family 4 protein — MNIWIVNHYAIPPSMGGLVRHYYFSKYLQKSGHTVRIFTSSKIHNTDINIITDKALYKEKKVDGIEYTFVRSRDYKGNGIDRIINMIDFPFKVWKCMSRFIKTEKPDVIYASSPDLLVAFSALLFSKKKRVASLVEVRDLWPESIVEYSGMSRKNLIIQALYQLEKLIYIWADRLIFTFPGGKDYIRDKRWEKKIDLNKVGYINNGVDLEEFNINREKYRWKDPDLEDEKIFKIIYVGSIRLVNHLGDVIEAAALLKKRNIDNIKILVFGDGTERASLEKKCEEQNLPVSFKGRVEKKYIPYILSCANLNLINVKKNNLVRYGCSWNKLFDYIAAGKPILSNLPTNYDLIQTYNLGVSKYFTKEEYADVMIKFAQMPKEEYELYYGRFEKLREDFDYKELTKHIEKELYEAIETQD; from the coding sequence ATGAATATATGGATTGTAAATCATTATGCAATTCCCCCAAGCATGGGAGGCCTTGTAAGGCATTATTATTTTTCGAAATATTTGCAAAAAAGCGGACATACAGTGCGGATTTTTACATCAAGTAAAATCCATAATACAGATATTAATATAATAACTGACAAAGCATTGTACAAAGAAAAAAAAGTAGATGGAATAGAATATACGTTTGTACGAAGCCGGGACTACAAAGGAAACGGGATAGACAGGATTATTAATATGATAGATTTCCCGTTTAAAGTATGGAAATGTATGTCTAGGTTTATAAAAACAGAAAAACCAGATGTTATTTATGCTTCATCACCGGATTTGTTAGTTGCGTTTTCTGCTTTGCTATTTAGTAAGAAGAAAAGAGTTGCTTCACTTGTTGAGGTGAGAGATTTATGGCCGGAGTCAATTGTAGAATATAGTGGCATGTCCAGAAAAAACTTGATTATTCAAGCACTGTATCAATTGGAAAAATTAATATATATATGGGCGGATAGATTGATTTTCACATTTCCGGGCGGAAAGGATTATATTCGAGATAAGAGATGGGAAAAGAAAATAGATCTTAATAAGGTCGGTTATATTAATAATGGGGTTGATTTGGAAGAATTTAATATTAATAGAGAAAAATATAGATGGAAAGATCCCGACCTTGAAGATGAAAAGATATTTAAAATTATCTATGTTGGATCGATACGCCTGGTAAATCATCTTGGTGATGTAATTGAGGCGGCGGCGCTTTTGAAGAAAAGAAATATAGATAATATAAAAATTTTAGTGTTTGGAGATGGAACGGAAAGAGCAAGCTTAGAAAAAAAATGTGAAGAACAAAATTTACCAGTAAGTTTCAAGGGAAGAGTGGAGAAAAAGTATATTCCATATATTTTGAGCTGCGCAAATTTAAACTTAATTAATGTCAAAAAAAACAATTTAGTTCGATATGGGTGTAGTTGGAATAAATTGTTTGATTATATTGCTGCGGGCAAACCTATATTAAGCAATCTTCCGACAAATTATGATTTAATTCAAACATATAATCTGGGCGTTAGTAAATATTTCACGAAGGAAGAATATGCAGATGTGATGATTAAGTTTGCGCAAATGCCTAAAGAAGAATATGAGTTATATTATGGTAGGTTTGAAAAATTGAGGGAAGACTTTGATTATAAAGAACTTACAAAACATATAGAAAAAGAGTTGTATGAAGCGATAGAAACACAGGATTAA
- a CDS encoding glycosyltransferase family 4 protein — protein MAKVCHMTSVHPNKDIRIFYKECVTLADNGYEVVLIAPGEDRVEKNIQIKGIGMSGSNRLRRMLFMGRKVYKLALKENADVYHFHDPELLPYGLKLKKKGKKVIYDSHEDVPRQILAKYWIPSKLRKAVSKIYEKYEKKVAKRLDCVVTVTEHIAGIFKNYHCKVVVVKNFPLLNDIQCKLDDYEERGNVICYAGGVTEQRGITTLIKAISGLDVKLNIAGSLSEEYKEKLMSLPGWDKVNYVGYLDREGISKLYNRSCVGMVTLKDTPNHRYSLPIKMFEYMAAGIPVIASNFPVWAEVIEEVQCGLCVDPNNESDIAAAIQNLLSRPKEAKIMGKNGRKAVCEKFSWENEAKKLLNLYQKVL, from the coding sequence ATGGCGAAAGTTTGTCATATGACAAGTGTTCATCCAAATAAGGATATCCGGATTTTTTACAAAGAGTGTGTAACACTAGCTGATAATGGATACGAGGTTGTCTTGATAGCTCCTGGAGAAGATCGAGTTGAGAAGAATATTCAAATTAAAGGAATAGGAATGTCTGGCTCTAACCGACTTAGGCGGATGTTATTTATGGGAAGAAAGGTCTATAAATTGGCCTTAAAAGAAAATGCAGATGTATATCATTTTCATGATCCGGAGTTGCTCCCGTATGGTTTAAAGCTGAAAAAGAAAGGCAAAAAAGTAATTTATGACAGTCATGAAGATGTGCCAAGGCAGATACTAGCAAAATATTGGATTCCTTCTAAATTAAGGAAGGCGGTTTCGAAAATTTATGAAAAATATGAAAAGAAAGTGGCAAAGCGCTTAGATTGTGTTGTTACAGTGACGGAACATATTGCGGGAATTTTTAAAAACTATCATTGCAAAGTGGTAGTTGTAAAAAATTTCCCATTGCTAAATGATATACAATGTAAGTTGGATGATTATGAGGAGAGGGGAAATGTGATTTGTTATGCTGGAGGCGTTACAGAACAAAGGGGAATTACAACTTTAATTAAAGCTATATCTGGCCTTGACGTGAAATTGAATATTGCAGGATCGTTAAGTGAAGAATATAAAGAAAAATTGATGAGTTTGCCAGGTTGGGATAAGGTAAATTATGTTGGATATTTGGATCGGGAAGGGATTAGCAAGTTATACAATAGAAGTTGCGTTGGTATGGTTACTTTAAAAGACACACCAAACCATAGATATTCTTTACCAATAAAAATGTTTGAATATATGGCGGCAGGAATTCCTGTTATCGCGTCTAATTTTCCTGTTTGGGCGGAGGTAATTGAAGAAGTACAGTGCGGTCTATGTGTAGATCCTAATAATGAAAGCGACATTGCGGCGGCTATTCAAAATTTATTAAGCAGACCAAAAGAGGCAAAAATTATGGGGAAAAATGGAAGGAAAGCTGTGTGTGAAAAGTTTTCTTGGGAAAATGAGGCAAAAAAGCTTTTAAACTTATATCAAAAAGTATTGTAG